GCTCACCGCGGCCATCACCAAGGTGCTCGCGCAGGCCGGTGGCGCCACGTTCCGCTCCTTCGACTCCATCGACAACGCGCCCGAGGAGAAGGCGCGCGGCATCACCATCGCCACGGCGCACGTCGAGTACGAGACCGAGAACCGGCACTACGCGCACGTCGACTGCCCCGGTCACGCCGACTACATCAAGAACATGATCACCGGCGCGGCGCAGATGGACGGCGCCATCCTGGTGGTGGCGGCGACCGACGGCCCCATGCCCCAGACCCGCGAGCACATCCTGCTGGCGAACCAGGTGGGTGTGAAGCACATCGTGGTGGCCCTCAACAAGGTCGACGCGGTCGACGACGAGGAGCTGCTCGAGCTGGTCGAGCTCGAGGTCCGCGAGCTGCTCAGCAAGTACGACTTCCCCGGCGACGACGCCCCCGTGGTGCGCGTCTCCGCGCTGAAGGCGCTGGAGGGCGACAAGGCCGCCGAGAGCGGCATCCTCGAGCTGATGGCGGCGGTCGACTCCTACATCCCGATTCCGGAGCGTCCCGTCGACAAGCCGTTCATGATGCCCATCGAGGACGTGTTCTCGATCGAGGGTCGCGGCACCGTGGTGACCGGGCGCATCGAGCGCGGCATCGTCAAGGTGAACGAGCCGGTCGAGATCGTCGGTATCAAGGACACCACCAAGACCGTGGTCACCGGTGTCGAGATGTTCAAGAAGCTGCTCGACGCGGGCGAGGCCGGCATGAACGTCGGCTGCCTGATCCGCGGCGTCAAGCGCGAGGAGGTCGAGCGCGGCCAGGTGCTCGCCAAGCCGGGCACCATCACCCCGCACACCGACTTCAAGGCGCAGGTGTACGTCCTCTCCAAGGAGGAGGGCGGCCGGCACACCCCCTTCTTCAAGGGGTATCGTCCGCAGTTCTACATTCGCACCACCGACGTCACCGGAACCATCGACCTGCCCGAGGGCACGGAGATGGTGATGCCCGGCGACAACATCGAGATGACCATCCAGCTCATCACCCCGATCGCGGTCGAGGAGGGGATGCGCTTCGCCATCCGCGAGGGTGGGCGTACCGTGGGTGCCGGTTCGGTCACCTCGGTCACGCAGACCGCCCCCGTGGCCGGCAAGAAGAAGTAGCGGAACAGGAAAGAAGAGGCTAACCGGCTCCGTCATGGCGCAGAAGATTCGCATCAGGCTCAAGGCCTACGATCACAAGGTCCTGGACCAGGCCGCGTCGAAGATCGTCGACACGGCGGTGCGTACTGGCACGCGCGTGGCGGGGCCGGTCCCCCTGCCCACCAGCATCGCCAAGTACTGCGTGATCCGCTCGCCCTTCATCGACAAGGATTCGCGCGAGCAGTTCGAGATCCGCACGCACAAGCGCATCGTCGACATCCTCGATCCCAACCCCAAGGTGGTCGACGCGCTGATGCGCCTCAACCTCCCCAGCGGGGTGAACATCGAGATCAAGCTCTCCCAGGAGAGCACCGCCGCCGGGGCGCGGCGATGAGCAGGGGCATCCTCGCCCGCAAGGTGGGTATGACCCAGCTCTTCACCGAGCGCGGCACGGTGGTCCCGGTCACCGTGCTCGAGGCCGGCCCGTGCCGGGTGGTGCAGCGCAAGACCACCGCGATCGACGGCTACGAGGCGGTGCAGATCGGCTTCGGAGACCGCTCTCCGAAGCGCACCCCCAAGCCGCTGATCGGCCATCTCAAGCGTGCCGGGCTGCGCCCGATGCGCACCCTGGTCGAGCTGCGCGACGCCGGCGAGGCGACGATCGGCTCGGAGCTCACCGCCGAGATGTTCACCGCGGGCGACCGCGTGGACGTCACCGGGGTGAGCAAGGGCAAGGGCTTCGCCGGTCAGCACAAGCGTCATAACTTCGGCCGCGGCCCGGTCACCCACGGTTCCCACAACATCCGGCAGCCAGGGTCGATCGGCTCGGTCGATGCGGCGCGCACCATGCGCGGGCTGAAGATGGCCGGCCACCTCGGCGCCAGCCGGAGCACGGTCAAGGGCCTCGAGGTGGTGCGGGTCGACGCCGCGCGCAACCTGCTCATGCTCAAGGGCGCGGTCCCGGGCAGCCGCAACGGCGTGGTGCTCATCCGCGACGCCGACCGGCAGGCGACGCTCTGATGGCCAGCGCCCCCGTCGTCGACCAGAGCGGCCTGCGCACGGGCAGCCTGGATCTCAGCGCGGAGATCTTCGATTGCGCCGTCAACGAGCCGGTGATGCACCAGGCGCTGCTGCGCCAGCTCGCCAACGCCCGCCAGGGCACCCATGACACCAAGAACCGGCGGGAGGTCCGCGGCGGTGGCCGCAAGCCGTACCGCCAGAAGGGCACCGGCCGCGCCCGCCAGGGCTCGATCCGCGCGCCCCACTACAAGGGCGGCGGCGTCGTCTTCGGCCCCACCCCCCGCTCCCACCGCCAGGACATGCCCCGCAAGCAGCGGCGGCTGGCGCTGCGCAGCGCGCTGAGCGCCAAGGCCCAGGCCGGGGAGATGCTGGTGCTCGACGGCTTCGCCCTCGAGGCGCCGAAGACCAGGGCGGTGGCCGACATGCTCCACGCCATCGGCGCGGAGGGAGGCGCCGGGTCGCCGGTGGTCACCAAGGTGCTGCTGGTGCTCGGCTCCCACAACGAGATGCTGGAGCGCAGCGCACGCAACCTCCCCGAGGTGCGGGTGCTGCTCGCCGCCAATCTCAACATCCGCGATCTGCTCACCGGCAACACCGTGGTCATGACCAGGGATGCCGTCGAGCATCTCACGGAGGTGCTGTCGTGAGCCGCAGCCCCGACCAGCTGCTGACCCGGCCGGTGGTCAGCGAGAAGTCCTACGCGGGCATGGCGGAGGGCCGCTACGTCTTCCGCTGCCGCACGGACGCGAACAAGATCGAGATCAAGAAGGCGGTCGAGGAGGCCTTCGCCTCCCAGAAGATCACCGTGATCGCGGTCAACACCCTCAACGTCCGCGGCAAGGTGCGGCAGCGCTCGCGCGGCCGCCGGCGCATCGTCGGGCACAGCCCCGACTGGAAGAAGGCGATCGTGACGCTGGCCCCGGGCCAGCGGATCGAAGGCCTCTTCGAGGGCGTCTGATGCCGATCCGCAAGTACAAGCCCACCAGCCCCGGCCGCCGCTTCATGTCGGGCAGCACCTTCGAGGAGATCACCCGCGATCACCCCGAGAAGTCGCTGGTCGAGCACCTCAAGACCTTCAGCGGCCGCAACGCCAGCGGCAAGATCACGGTGCGCCACCGCGGTGGTGGCCACAAGAAGCTGTACCGGATCATCGACTTCAAGCGGAACAAGCTCGACGTGCCCGGCAAGGTCGCCGAGATCGAGTACGACCCCAACCGCAGCGCCCGGATCGCCCTGATCCACTACGCCGACGGCGAGAAGCGCTACATCCTCTGGCCGGTGGGGCTGAAGGTGGGCGACACCGTCATGGCGGGCCCGAAGGCCGAGATCAAGCCGGGCAACTCGCTGCCCCTGTCCAACATCCCGCTGGGCACGACCATCCACAACATCGAGCTCACCCTCGGGCGCGGCGGCAAGATGGTGCGCAGCGCCGGCGTCGCCGCCCAGCTGCTCGCCAAGGAGGGGGCGCTGGCCACCCTCCGCATGCCCAGCGGCGAGGTGCGCCGGGTCGACGTGCGCTGCTCGGCGACGATCGGCCAGGTGGCCAACGTCGAGCACGCGAACATCAACATCGGCAAGGCCGGGAAGATGCGCTGGCGCGGCTTCCGGCCCGCGGTCCGTGGCATGACCATGAACCCCTTCGACCATCCCCATGGCGGCGGTGAGGGCCGCAGCGGCGCCGGTGGCAACCCGCAGACCCCCTGGGGCAAGCCGGCGCTGGGGCATCGCACCCGGCACAACAAGTCGACGGACCGCATGATCGTGCGGCGCCGGAGCAAGTAGGGAACGGCGAGCATGAGCACAGCTGAGAGGGCCCGGTCATGAGCCGGTCCACCCGCAAGGGTCCGTTCTGCGACGAGCACCTGCTCCGCAAGGTGCAGGTCCTGAACAGCACCCGCGAGAAGAAGGTGATCAAGACGTGGTCGCGGCGCAGCGACGTCTTCCCCGAGATGGTGGGACACACCATCGCGGTGCACGACGGTCGCAAGCACGTCCCCGTCTTCATCACCGAGACCATGGTCGGACACAAGCTCGGCGAGTTCGCCGTCACCCGCAAGTTCCGCGGGCACGGCCACCACACCGAGCGCAGCGCGGCGCTGAAGTAGCATGGAAGTCGTCGCCACCGCCAAGTGGGTGCGCACCACCGCACGCAAGGCCAGGCTGGTCGCCGCCACCGTCGAGGGGCTCTCGGTGGCGGACGCGCTGACCATCCTCGCCTTCACCCCGCGTTACGCCGCCATCGAGGTCGCCAAGGTGATCAAGTCGGCGGCGGCCAACGCCGAGCACAACTACAACCTCGACGTGTCGACGCTGCGCGTCGCCCGCATCGAGATCGACGGAGCCACCGTGATCAAGCGCTTCCAGCCGCGCGCCCAGGGCCGTGCCTTCAGCATCCTGAAGCGCACCAGCCACCTGCGCGCGGTGGTCAGCGACGACGCGGTCAAGGAGCGGCAGCGGAAGCGTCGCGGCCCGGCGGCGGTGGCCGCCCCGGCGCCCGCGGCCGAGCCCGCAGCGAAGCGCCGCCCGGCACGGCCGGCGCGGCCCAGGAAGTCCACGACAGAGGGAACCGCCCCGGCGGCGGCCGAGGCGGAGGCAGAGTAAATGGGTCAGAAGGTCAACCCGGTCGGATTCCGGCTCGGCATCTACAGGAACTGGGATGCCCGCTGGTACGCCGACAAGGACTACACCAAGCTCCTCCACGAGGACCTGGCGATGCGGCGGCTGATCACCGGCCGCCTCCGCAACGCCGGACTGGCGCGCATCGAGACCGAGCGCAGCGCCAACCAGCTGACGATCATCATCCAGACCGCCAAGCCGGGCATCGTGATCGGCAAGCAGGGTGCCTCGGTGGACGCGCTGCGCGACGAGCTGGAGCGGATCAGCGGCAAGAAGGTCCGCGTCACCATCCACGAGATCAAGTCCCCGGAGACCGACGCCAAGCTGGTGGCCGAGAGCGTGGCCTCCCAGCTGGAGAAGCGCATCGCGTTCCGGCGGGCGATCAAGCAGTCGATCATGCGCACCATGCGCGCCGGCGCCAAGGGCGTGAAGATCCAGGTGTCGGGACGCCTCGGTGGCTCGGAGATGTCCCGCCGCGAGTGGGACCGCGACGGCCGGGTGCCGCTGCACACCCTGCGCGCCAACATCGACTACGGCCAGGCCGAGGCGCGCACCACCTTCGGGCGCATCGGCGTCACCTGCTGGATCTACAAGGGCGACTTCGTCACCGCCACCGGTGAGCCGATCCTCCCCGGCAGCGACGGCCGTGCCCGCGAGGAGGGCGACGGCGCCTCCGAGCGGCCGCGGCGCACCCCGGCGGCACGGCCCGACGCGGCCAGGCCCGCGGCGGAGCCGCGCGTGCCCGCCGCCGCGCCGGTCGCGGTTGCCGCCGCCCCCGCGGCCCCGGCAGCCCGGCCGGCCGCCCGTCCCGCGCCCACGCCCCAGCCCGAGCCGGTGGCGGAGGCGGAGGCGGCGACCGCCGTCGAGGTGGCTGACGACGTCGACACCACCCTCGACGACACCGCCGACGAGATCATCGACGAGATCGGTGACGAGCTCGCCGACGTCGACGTCTCCGGCATCGACATCCCCGACCCCGACGCCATCCCGGCCGCCCCCGAGCGGGCGCCGGCGCGGCGCAAGCCGCCGGTGGCACGGAAGCCCGGTGCTCCGCCGGCCAAGGCTCGGGAGGATTGATGCCATGCTGATGCCCAAGCGCACCAAGCATCGGAAGATCCACCGCGGCCACCGGCGCGGCGCCGCCCAGCGGGGCAGCACCATCGCCTTCGGCACCTACGGGCTCCAGGCGCTGGAGGCCTCGTGGATCACCAACCGGCAGATCGAGTCGGCGCGACGTGCGATGACCCGTCACGTCCGCCGCGGCGGCCAGATCTGGATCCGCATCTTCCCCGACCACTCCTACACCAAGAAGCCCGCCGAGACCCGGATGGGCAGCGGCAAGGGCTCGCCCGAGGGCTGGGTCGCGGTGGTGAAGCCGGGTCGCGTCCTCTTCGAGATGTCCGGAGTGACCGAGGAGATCGCCAAGGAGGCGATGCGGCTGGCCGCGCACAAGCTCCCCATCCACACCAAGTTCCTGATCCGCAGCGAGCCGGGTGCGGTGGAGGCGGCGTCGTGACCAAGCAGGCGCAGCGGCTCGAGGCGTTGCGGGCGATGGCGCCCGAGGAGCTGGAGGAGCACATGCGCGCCCAGCGCCGGCGCCTCTTCGAGGTGCGATTCCAGCAGGCCACCGGGCAGGTGGAGGACCACCAGCAGATCGGTGAGCTGCGCAAGGAGATCGCCCAGGCGATGACCGTGCAGATCGAGACCCGCCGGGCCGCAGAGCGCGGCGAGGGCGTGGCGGAGGTGGAGGCGTGAGCGCCATGGCAGAACAGGACACGGCGCCCGCGCATCCCCGCGGCCGGCGCAAGCTCCGCGAGGGGCTGGTGGTGAGCAACGCGATGAACCAGACCGTGGTCGTGGTCACCGAGGAGCTCAAGCCGCACCCCCTCTACAAGAAGGTGGTACGGCACCGGGTGCGCTTCAAGGCGCACGACCAGGACAACGCCTGCTCGGTGGGCGACCGGGTGCGCATCGCCGAGACCCGGCCGCTCTCCAAGGACAAGCGCTGGCGGCTCGACGAGATCCTCGAGAAGGCGAAGTAGGGGCGCGTCGACGTGATCCAGCAGGAGACCATCCTCAAGGTTGCCGACAACAGCGGCGCACGCGAGCTGCTGTGCATCCGCGTGCTCGGCGGCAGCTATCGCAAGTACGCCTCGGTCGGTGACGTGATCATCGGCACCGTCAAGGTCGCCCAGCCCAACGCCCAGGTCAAGAAGGGCGACGTGGTGCGGGCGGTGGTGGTGCGGGTGAGCAAGGAGTTCCACCGCGCCGACGGCAGCAACATCCGCTTCGATGAGAACGCCGCCGTGCTCATCACCCCCCAGAACAACCCGCGCGGCACCCGCATCTTCGGCCCGGTGGCCCGCGAGCTGCGCGAGCGCAACTTCATGAAGATCGTCAGCCTTGCACCGGAGGTGATCTGATGGGTCGCAGCCCGGAGCGACGCCGGCGGATGGACCTGCTCCACCACGGTTGGGCGGCCGGCCACGAGCGCCCGCTCGACATCCGCACCGGGGACACCGTGGTGGTGCTCGCCGGCAAGGACAAGGACAGGCGGGGCCTGGTCGAGCGCACCATCCCCGAGGAGCAGCGCATCGTGGTGCGGGGCGTCAACATGCTCAAGCGCCACACCCGCGCCGGCGTCCGCGGCAACATGCAGGGTGGCGTGATCGACTTCAACGCGCCGATCGCGTACAGCAACGTGATGCTGGTGTGCAACCGGTGCGACCGGCCCACCCGGATCAGCAAGGTCCAGCAGCCGGACGGCACCCTGGCGATCACCTGCAAGAAATGCGGCGAGATCTACGAGAGGACGGCGGTCTGATGGCGATCGCGACCCCGACCGAGAAGGCGCGCCTGCTGGTGCGCTACCAGGAGGAGATCGTCCCCGCCCTGGTCAAGGAGTTCCGGTACGGCAACGCCATGGAGGTGCCCCGCCTCGAGAAGGCGGTGGTGAACATCGGCATGGGCGAGGCCATCCAGAACGGCCGTGCGATCGACGCCGCCAGCGCCGACATCCGGCAGATCACCGGCCAGCAGCCGATCGTCATCCGGGCGCGGAAGTCGGTGGCCGCCTTCAAGCTGCGCGAGGGGATGCCGATCGGCATCAAGGTGACGCTCCGCAGCCGGCGGATGTACGACTTCCTCGACAAGCTGATCAACGTCGCCCTCCCCAGGATCCGCGACTTCCGCGGCGTCGACCCCAGGGCGTTCGACGGCCACGGGAACTACACCCTGGGGCTGCGCGAGCAGCTGGTCTTCCCGGAGATCGACTACGACAAGATCGACAAGCTCCGCGGCCTCGAGGTCTGCGTGGTGACCTCGGCGAGGACCGACGACGAGGGCCGGGCGCTCCTCACCCACCTGGGGATGCCGTTCCGCAAGCCCGGGCAGCAGATGTGAACAGCAGAATCCCTTCTACACCGCGCGCGTCGGCCGATCGCGGCCGATACGGCGTGGCGAGGTAACACGTGGCCAAGAAGTCTTTGATCGCCAAGAGCCTGCGACCGGCCAAGTTCCGGGTCCAGGAGTATCACCGCTGTGGTCTCTGCGGGCGTCCCCGCGCCTTCATGCGCAAGTTCGGGATGTGCCGCATCTGCTTCCGCGGGCATGCGAGCATGGGGTTGATCCCCGGTGTCAAGAAGTCGTCCTGGTGATCCGATGACCAGCGACACCATCGCGGACATGCTCACCCGCATCCGCAACGCCAACACCGCCCACCACAAGAGCGTCAGCATGCCCGCCTCCAAGATGAAGGTGGAGATCGCCCGGGTGCTCGTCGAGGAGGGCTACATCGAGTCCTTCAACGTCGGCGAGGCGGGGCCGGGGCAGCTGCTCAGCGTCGAGCTGAAGCCGCGCACCACCCGTGGCAAGGCGCTCAGCGGGCTGCGCCGGATCAGCCGGCCGGGGCTGCGGGTCTACGCCCGCAAGACCGAGATCCCCCGGGTGCTCGGCGGGCTCGGCATCTCGCTCATCTCCACCTCCCAGGGCCTGATGACCGGCAGCGCGGCTCAGCGCGCCGGGCTCGGCGGGGAAGTGGTCGCCTACGTCTGGTGACCGGATAGATGTCCCGCATCGGCCGCCTCCCCGTCCCCGTCCCCGCCGGGGTCAATGTCGTCCTCACCGGCAGCCACATCAAGGTGACCGGCACCCGAGGCACCCTCGAGCGCCTGCTGGCGCCGTCGATGCTGGTGCGGCTCGAGGACTCGACCGTCACCGTCAACCGGCCCACCGACACCACCATGCACCGCTCGCTGCACGGGCTCACCCGCACCCTCATCGCCAACATGGTCGAGGGGGTCAGCAGGGGCTTCGTGCGCCAGCTCGACCTGGTCGGCGTCGGCTATCGCGCCAGCAAGCAGGGTGACGACCTCGTCCTCACCCTGGGCTACTCGCATCCCATCCGCTACACCCCCCCGCCCGGGGTGACCATCGAGGTCCCCGTCCCCACTCAGATCTCCGTCAGCGGCAGTGACAAGGAGGTGGTCGGGCAGGTGGC
The Candidatus Dormiibacterota bacterium genome window above contains:
- a CDS encoding type Z 30S ribosomal protein S14, producing MAKKSLIAKSLRPAKFRVQEYHRCGLCGRPRAFMRKFGMCRICFRGHASMGLIPGVKKSSW
- the rpsQ gene encoding 30S ribosomal protein S17 encodes the protein MAEQDTAPAHPRGRRKLREGLVVSNAMNQTVVVVTEELKPHPLYKKVVRHRVRFKAHDQDNACSVGDRVRIAETRPLSKDKRWRLDEILEKAK
- the rpmC gene encoding 50S ribosomal protein L29, yielding MTKQAQRLEALRAMAPEELEEHMRAQRRRLFEVRFQQATGQVEDHQQIGELRKEIAQAMTVQIETRRAAERGEGVAEVEA
- the rplX gene encoding 50S ribosomal protein L24 — protein: MGRSPERRRRMDLLHHGWAAGHERPLDIRTGDTVVVLAGKDKDRRGLVERTIPEEQRIVVRGVNMLKRHTRAGVRGNMQGGVIDFNAPIAYSNVMLVCNRCDRPTRISKVQQPDGTLAITCKKCGEIYERTAV
- the tuf gene encoding elongation factor Tu, whose amino-acid sequence is MAKKKYDSTKPHVNVGTIGHIDHGKTTLTAAITKVLAQAGGATFRSFDSIDNAPEEKARGITIATAHVEYETENRHYAHVDCPGHADYIKNMITGAAQMDGAILVVAATDGPMPQTREHILLANQVGVKHIVVALNKVDAVDDEELLELVELEVRELLSKYDFPGDDAPVVRVSALKALEGDKAAESGILELMAAVDSYIPIPERPVDKPFMMPIEDVFSIEGRGTVVTGRIERGIVKVNEPVEIVGIKDTTKTVVTGVEMFKKLLDAGEAGMNVGCLIRGVKREEVERGQVLAKPGTITPHTDFKAQVYVLSKEEGGRHTPFFKGYRPQFYIRTTDVTGTIDLPEGTEMVMPGDNIEMTIQLITPIAVEEGMRFAIREGGRTVGAGSVTSVTQTAPVAGKKK
- the rplP gene encoding 50S ribosomal protein L16; its protein translation is MLMPKRTKHRKIHRGHRRGAAQRGSTIAFGTYGLQALEASWITNRQIESARRAMTRHVRRGGQIWIRIFPDHSYTKKPAETRMGSGKGSPEGWVAVVKPGRVLFEMSGVTEEIAKEAMRLAAHKLPIHTKFLIRSEPGAVEAAS
- the rplB gene encoding 50S ribosomal protein L2, whose product is MPIRKYKPTSPGRRFMSGSTFEEITRDHPEKSLVEHLKTFSGRNASGKITVRHRGGGHKKLYRIIDFKRNKLDVPGKVAEIEYDPNRSARIALIHYADGEKRYILWPVGLKVGDTVMAGPKAEIKPGNSLPLSNIPLGTTIHNIELTLGRGGKMVRSAGVAAQLLAKEGALATLRMPSGEVRRVDVRCSATIGQVANVEHANINIGKAGKMRWRGFRPAVRGMTMNPFDHPHGGGEGRSGAGGNPQTPWGKPALGHRTRHNKSTDRMIVRRRSK
- the rplN gene encoding 50S ribosomal protein L14, with product MIQQETILKVADNSGARELLCIRVLGGSYRKYASVGDVIIGTVKVAQPNAQVKKGDVVRAVVVRVSKEFHRADGSNIRFDENAAVLITPQNNPRGTRIFGPVARELRERNFMKIVSLAPEVI
- the rplD gene encoding 50S ribosomal protein L4: MASAPVVDQSGLRTGSLDLSAEIFDCAVNEPVMHQALLRQLANARQGTHDTKNRREVRGGGRKPYRQKGTGRARQGSIRAPHYKGGGVVFGPTPRSHRQDMPRKQRRLALRSALSAKAQAGEMLVLDGFALEAPKTRAVADMLHAIGAEGGAGSPVVTKVLLVLGSHNEMLERSARNLPEVRVLLAANLNIRDLLTGNTVVMTRDAVEHLTEVLS
- the rpsH gene encoding 30S ribosomal protein S8 — encoded protein: MTSDTIADMLTRIRNANTAHHKSVSMPASKMKVEIARVLVEEGYIESFNVGEAGPGQLLSVELKPRTTRGKALSGLRRISRPGLRVYARKTEIPRVLGGLGISLISTSQGLMTGSAAQRAGLGGEVVAYVW
- the rpsS gene encoding 30S ribosomal protein S19, coding for MSRSTRKGPFCDEHLLRKVQVLNSTREKKVIKTWSRRSDVFPEMVGHTIAVHDGRKHVPVFITETMVGHKLGEFAVTRKFRGHGHHTERSAALK
- the rpsJ gene encoding 30S ribosomal protein S10 is translated as MAQKIRIRLKAYDHKVLDQAASKIVDTAVRTGTRVAGPVPLPTSIAKYCVIRSPFIDKDSREQFEIRTHKRIVDILDPNPKVVDALMRLNLPSGVNIEIKLSQESTAAGARR
- the rplW gene encoding 50S ribosomal protein L23, with translation MSRSPDQLLTRPVVSEKSYAGMAEGRYVFRCRTDANKIEIKKAVEEAFASQKITVIAVNTLNVRGKVRQRSRGRRRIVGHSPDWKKAIVTLAPGQRIEGLFEGV
- the rplE gene encoding 50S ribosomal protein L5; translation: MAIATPTEKARLLVRYQEEIVPALVKEFRYGNAMEVPRLEKAVVNIGMGEAIQNGRAIDAASADIRQITGQQPIVIRARKSVAAFKLREGMPIGIKVTLRSRRMYDFLDKLINVALPRIRDFRGVDPRAFDGHGNYTLGLREQLVFPEIDYDKIDKLRGLEVCVVTSARTDDEGRALLTHLGMPFRKPGQQM
- the rplC gene encoding 50S ribosomal protein L3 is translated as MSRGILARKVGMTQLFTERGTVVPVTVLEAGPCRVVQRKTTAIDGYEAVQIGFGDRSPKRTPKPLIGHLKRAGLRPMRTLVELRDAGEATIGSELTAEMFTAGDRVDVTGVSKGKGFAGQHKRHNFGRGPVTHGSHNIRQPGSIGSVDAARTMRGLKMAGHLGASRSTVKGLEVVRVDAARNLLMLKGAVPGSRNGVVLIRDADRQATL
- the rpsC gene encoding 30S ribosomal protein S3 is translated as MGQKVNPVGFRLGIYRNWDARWYADKDYTKLLHEDLAMRRLITGRLRNAGLARIETERSANQLTIIIQTAKPGIVIGKQGASVDALRDELERISGKKVRVTIHEIKSPETDAKLVAESVASQLEKRIAFRRAIKQSIMRTMRAGAKGVKIQVSGRLGGSEMSRREWDRDGRVPLHTLRANIDYGQAEARTTFGRIGVTCWIYKGDFVTATGEPILPGSDGRAREEGDGASERPRRTPAARPDAARPAAEPRVPAAAPVAVAAAPAAPAARPAARPAPTPQPEPVAEAEAATAVEVADDVDTTLDDTADEIIDEIGDELADVDVSGIDIPDPDAIPAAPERAPARRKPPVARKPGAPPAKARED
- the rplF gene encoding 50S ribosomal protein L6, with amino-acid sequence MSRIGRLPVPVPAGVNVVLTGSHIKVTGTRGTLERLLAPSMLVRLEDSTVTVNRPTDTTMHRSLHGLTRTLIANMVEGVSRGFVRQLDLVGVGYRASKQGDDLVLTLGYSHPIRYTPPPGVTIEVPVPTQISVSGSDKEVVGQVAAKIRSFRKPEPYKGKGVQYRGEKIRRKAGKSGKAGKGK